Within Caproicibacterium argilliputei, the genomic segment TGTGCCTTGTAGCCAAAGTGCCACGCATTGCCCTTCTTCACCTGATGTGCATCCGGGTCTCGCTGCTTCTCCTGATTTTTCGTGGAGGACGGAGCGGCTATGATGGTGGAATCCACAATGGTACCCTTTTTCAGAAGCAGTCCCTTTTGTTGCAGCAAATTTGCCACCTGCGCAAACAACTGCTCCTGCAAACCGTTTTGTATGAGAATATTACGAAATCTTCCCAGCGTATCCCCGTCCGGCACCTGATTGCTTGATTCCACGCCGCAGAAATCCGAAAAGGCACGACTGTCGATCGTTTCAGCCACCGTTGCTTCGTCGGATAGATTATATAGGTTTTGCAGCAGATACAGCCGCAGCATCAGTTCCAAATCATAGGGCTTGTTTCCGTGCTCTCCTTTGTAGTAGCACGGCTTGATCATGGCCACCCATTTCCCCCATGGAACGATGCGCTCAATCTGCTCGAGAAATTCTTTTTTCTTCGTACGCGCCTGTGCCAGTTCATCGCACAGAGCTGACATACTCATCTGCTTATCCATATACCTATTTTATCATATCTCGCTTCTTACCGCAGCTTTTTTTCTGTGCGGTGTTGCCTTAAATATATTTCACCTCACAGAATAACTGAAGTTATCAGTAAGGTGCTTTCTGGCATAATATGTGCTTCCTGAAGAATTTTATAACGTAAATCTAAGCTGTTGTAACGCAGATATACTATGTGTTGCTACTCCACGCGGTAAGGGGGAAAACAGATATTAGCCAACAATCTGTCCCGGTTCCACTGTGAAGGTACTGCCGGACAAACAAAACTCCGGATACTTTTTTCTAAATTCTTTACAGAAATTGTGTCCTGCGAATTCATAAAATGCAACCCTCTTTTGCAAATACGAGTCTTACGCATACTGTCCGAAATTGAGCGAATTGCTTCTCTATCCAACGGCGGATGCGCATGAAACTTCTGCAAACCGACGGGCAGCACACACAGCGCAGTCTTTGTCTTTTTCTTCGTTCGGTGCACAGGAATCACCTCTGCTCTGATTTTAGCAGAAGCAGAAATATTTGTCAATTATTCTATATTTATTTTTGTCAAACTTTCACTCTTTCGGCTTTGTTCCTTTTTCCGGCGGGTACGCGCGGCTGGCGGCTTCGCGCGCAACGTCCAGCACCATACGCTCGGTTTTTTCCTCCTGCGTCTGTTCCGCTTCGCGCGGCGGAATGGTTTCATACACCTCCGCCACCATAGAACGCATCCACAGGCCGGGCGTAATGCGCAGGGAGTAGCCGCAGCCCGGCTGGGTCATCCAGTCGTAAAACTGCGCACGCGGCAGACCGTAAGCCGCCAGAATCGCCATGATGGAGCCGCCGTGCAGCACCGCCGCCGCGCTGCGGATATCCTGCCGCAGAAGCCCATCCACCATGTGCTCAAAAGCAGCGCAGGTGCGCTGCATAAACCAACCGCCGTCTTCCCCGCCGGGCGGTGTCACCTGCTTGCCGCCTTCCATCCAGGCGGCGAAACTGGGGTCTTCCTTGGCAATCTGCGCGGCGGTCTTGTTTTCCCACTCTCCAAAGCTTGTTTCCCGAAAGTCCGTCACCACCTGCGGCGTCAACTCGGGATAAAGAAGCTTCGCCGTCTGCAGGCAGCGGCGCAGCGGGCTGGAATAGCACACCTGCGCCGCCGGGTACGGATGCTGCTTTTTCAGCTTTTTCAGCTCCTCTTTGCCCTGCTCGCACAGAGAAAGATCGGTGCTGCCAATGTAGCGTCCCTCTAAATTTCCGGCTGTTAAGCCGTGGCGAACCAGATGGATTAAATACGAGTGCATGATATAGCTCCTTTTCTTACTTTCCACCGCAATATCTAGTGGTTTACAACTTGTTAATTTTGGTTTATACTTTACATTACGTTTATTTTATAAATCGACACGAAATGAAAAAATTCGAGTGGGAGGGACAGGATTGAACAGCCATTTTCCGCGTATCATCACGCTGCTGCGCAAAGAGCGCGGGCTGAGCCAAAAGGCTGTTGCCGAAAGTCTTGGTGTTTCTCAAGCACTGCTTTCCCACTATGAAAAGGGAATCCGCGAATGCGGGCTGGACTTTGTAGTCAAAATTGCGGATTTTTACGATGTTTCGTGCGATTACCTGCTGGGGCGCACACCGCACCCCACCGGCGCAACGGTACAGATTGCACAGCCCGCCGCCATCTCCCGCGCGGCGCAGGAATCCATGGGGCAAGCGCTGCTTTTCAACTCCCTGTCCGTTTTGTATTCCATTCTGGGCAACTGCGGAAATGAAGACATTACAAACGAAACATCCGCTTACTTATTCTGTGAAGTTTACCGTTTGTTTCGCACCGTGTATTCTGCCAACCCCAAAAATCCGCAAGGAATGTTTACCATCCGGGAAAAGCTGGCAGACGGCCGCGCTGCCGCCGGTGCGGAAATCGCGCTTTCCAACATCTGCTGCCTGCTTTCCGGCGAAGACTTGGACAGCCTCGCGGGGCTGCCAAAGTCGGAGCTGCCCGCGTTAAGCCCAGAAAAGCTTTCAGAGTCTTACCCCTCCTTGGTTTCGTCCCTGTTTACGCTTCTGCAGCAGGCGGAGCTGCGCATGGGTGCGCCTACAGCTGCGGCAGAGAAGCCAAAAAAGAAGAAGTAAAGCCGGCGTAGCCTTTGCGCATATACGGCAGGTTAAAGACAGCGGCGGGGTTTTTGGAACTTTCCATCACGGCATGGCACAGTTCCTCGTACAGTTTGCTGCGATAGTAAACATCGTAATCTCCCTGCACCCAAACGCGAGTTGAATAATCTACGGTGAGGATACCTTGTTCCGTTAATGAGTGCAGGGCTTTTCCACGTTCTTTGACCAGTTCCATACTGTCTTGGGGCTGTTCTATATAGACATCATTCAGCGCGATACTGCAAAGCTCTGGCTGACCCTCGCGGTGCAGTTCAAAACGGACAATCGGAAAGCGGCGGTGCTGAAACACTTTCCAAAGGATTTCTTTCTGTGCATCTGTGTAAGTCATAAAGATTTCTCCTCTTTTCACATTCAATGCTTTTAGTATAAACGAAACCGCACATTCTTGCAATGCGAGAACGAAAACAGGACGGCACTTCAAAAAGTGCCGTCCTGTTTTTATGAAAAGCGCTGACTTCACCCTGACGCAGACTGTAAAAGACGTGAGCGTGCGCCCACGTGAGCTTCAGCACACCGCCTGCGGGGGCTTCCCCGCACCCCCAGTCGCTTTCTGAGAAAGCGACGGAAAGCAACCTGTCGAAGCGCTGACTTCATCCTGACGCAGACTGTAAAAGACAAGAGAGCGCGCCCGCGTAAGCTTCAGCACACCGCCTGCGGGGGCTTCCCCGCACCCCCAGTCGCTTTCTGAGAAAGCGATGGAAAGCAACCTGTCGAAGCGCTGACTTCACCCTGACGCAAACTGTAAAAGACAAGAGAGCGCACCCGCGTGAGCTTCAGCACACCGCCTGCGGGGGCTTCCCCGCGTAAGCTTCAGCACACCGCCTGCGGGGGCTTCCCCGCAGGCATCAGTCTGCTTTTAGGAGGTTACGGTACATCCGAATGTATTCGTTGGCGGACTTGCCCCAGCTCATGTCGCAGTGCATGGCGCGCTGTACAAGGACCTTCCAGCCTTCCGGCTCCCGATAACCATCCAGCGCACGCCGAACCGCATGATTCATATCTGTGCTGTCGTAATTTTGAAATGTAAAGCCATTTCCCTTGCCATCGCCGCTGTCCTGAATGGAATCTTTCAGGCCGCCGGTTTCGCGCACCACCGGAATTGTTCCGTACCGCAGTGCAATCATCTGCGACAACCCGCATGGCTCACTTTTGCTTGGCATCAGGAAAATATCCGCGCCGGCATAAATCTTTCTGGAAAGCTCCGGCACAAACCCGTGGCACGCGCACAGCCGCCCCGGATACCGGCTCTGCATCTCCTGAAAGAACTTTTCGTACTCCCAGTCGCCGCTGCCGAGAACCACAAACTGCATATCCGTTTCCCGCATCAGGCAGTCCAAATCCTCTTTGACCAGATCCAACCCCTTGTGCGAAACCAGCCGCGTCACCATGCCTACCAACGGCACATCCGCCTTTTGCTCCAACCCCAAACGCTCCTGCAAAGCCTGTTTGTTTGCCGCCTTGCCGGAAAGGTCATCCGCTGTGTAGGGGGCGTAAATCTCTTCGTCCGTTTCCGGATTGTAGGACTGCGTGTCAATGCCGTTCAGAATGCCTGAAAGCTTCCACGCACGCTGATTCAAAATGCCATCCAGTCCACTGGAATACCACGGGTCCAGAATTTCTTTCGCGTAAGTCGGGCTGACGGTGGTCACACGGTTGGCAGTTTCAATCGCACCTTTCAGCATATTGACGCAGTCGTCATACTCCAGAATCGGCAGGTCGCTCTTGGGCAGGCCCAGCACATCCTCCACCAGTTCCTTGCCGTATTTGCCCTGATATTGAATATTGTGAATGGTCATCACGGTTTTAATGCCGCGGTACCAGTCATTGTTGGCGTAAAAAAGGCTGTAATAAATCGGCACCATGGCAGTCTGCCAGTCGTTGCAGTGAATAATGTCCGGCTTAAAGTCGAGGTACGGCAGCATTTCCAGTGCCGCACGGGACAGGAACG encodes:
- a CDS encoding histidine phosphatase family protein, yielding MHSYLIHLVRHGLTAGNLEGRYIGSTDLSLCEQGKEELKKLKKQHPYPAAQVCYSSPLRRCLQTAKLLYPELTPQVVTDFRETSFGEWENKTAAQIAKEDPSFAAWMEGGKQVTPPGGEDGGWFMQRTCAAFEHMVDGLLRQDIRSAAAVLHGGSIMAILAAYGLPRAQFYDWMTQPGCGYSLRITPGLWMRSMVAEVYETIPPREAEQTQEEKTERMVLDVAREAASRAYPPEKGTKPKE
- a CDS encoding IS5 family transposase; amino-acid sequence: MSMSALCDELAQARTKKKEFLEQIERIVPWGKWVAMIKPCYYKGEHGNKPYDLELMLRLYLLQNLYNLSDEATVAETIDSRAFSDFCGVESSNQVPDGDTLGRFRNILIQNGLQEQLFAQVANLLQQKGLLLKKGTIVDSTIIAAPSSTKNQEKQRDPDAHQVKKGNAWHFGYKAHVGVDKDSGLVHTVEVTAANVHDVAMTSKLLTGEESVVYGDSGYLGAEKREDAIIKNNAGKRIRYKFNRRPSQIKKGSNRSQAQLKRREHEKSSVRAKVEHVFAVVKGLLRYRKTRYRGLQKQTAKLNMMFALANLILADRPCLSV
- a CDS encoding helix-turn-helix domain-containing protein; amino-acid sequence: MNSHFPRIITLLRKERGLSQKAVAESLGVSQALLSHYEKGIRECGLDFVVKIADFYDVSCDYLLGRTPHPTGATVQIAQPAAISRAAQESMGQALLFNSLSVLYSILGNCGNEDITNETSAYLFCEVYRLFRTVYSANPKNPQGMFTIREKLADGRAAAGAEIALSNICCLLSGEDLDSLAGLPKSELPALSPEKLSESYPSLVSSLFTLLQQAELRMGAPTAAAEKPKKKK
- the glgA gene encoding glycogen synthase GlgA gives rise to the protein MKILYCTSEARPFAATGGLADVAGSLPQALRQRLIGCRVVMPLYEDIPQEMRDGMKFVTSLSVPVAWRRQYCGVFEARAGGVIYYLIDNQYYFKRKGLYGHYDDAERFAFLSRAALEMLPYLDFKPDIIHCNDWQTAMVPIYYSLFYANNDWYRGIKTVMTIHNIQYQGKYGKELVEDVLGLPKSDLPILEYDDCVNMLKGAIETANRVTTVSPTYAKEILDPWYSSGLDGILNQRAWKLSGILNGIDTQSYNPETDEEIYAPYTADDLSGKAANKQALQERLGLEQKADVPLVGMVTRLVSHKGLDLVKEDLDCLMRETDMQFVVLGSGDWEYEKFFQEMQSRYPGRLCACHGFVPELSRKIYAGADIFLMPSKSEPCGLSQMIALRYGTIPVVRETGGLKDSIQDSGDGKGNGFTFQNYDSTDMNHAVRRALDGYREPEGWKVLVQRAMHCDMSWGKSANEYIRMYRNLLKAD